From a single Adhaeribacter swui genomic region:
- a CDS encoding Mut7-C RNAse domain-containing protein, translating into MDKTARFRFFSALRDFLWKAQKEKEILYCFTGNPAIKDAIEALGVPHPEVAVILVNEQPVAFNYLLQAADEVVIYPQENLKNWPYAPELRKALPEPIRFILDVHLGKLAKSLRLLGFDTIYENNYDDQTIADRAAAENRVILTRDLGLLKLKTVQWGYWLRSQNSEKQLAEVLAYYNLLPHLQPFTRCLVCNGLLQTVPKEVVLAQLPPKTKLYFQEFHQCQSCLRVFWKGSHYERMVTFVQQLVLPDGE; encoded by the coding sequence ATGGATAAAACAGCCCGGTTCCGGTTTTTTAGTGCGCTCCGCGATTTTTTATGGAAGGCGCAGAAAGAAAAAGAAATTTTGTATTGCTTCACCGGTAATCCGGCCATTAAAGATGCCATAGAAGCTTTAGGCGTACCTCACCCCGAAGTGGCGGTTATTCTGGTAAACGAGCAACCTGTAGCTTTTAATTACTTGTTGCAAGCTGCAGATGAGGTAGTGATTTATCCGCAAGAAAATTTAAAAAACTGGCCATACGCGCCCGAATTACGAAAAGCTTTGCCCGAACCAATTCGATTTATCCTGGATGTTCACCTGGGCAAATTAGCTAAAAGTTTGCGTTTACTGGGCTTCGATACGATTTACGAAAATAACTACGATGACCAAACCATTGCCGACAGGGCCGCCGCTGAAAACCGCGTTATTCTTACCCGCGACTTAGGACTGCTCAAGTTAAAAACCGTGCAATGGGGGTATTGGTTGCGTTCGCAAAACTCCGAAAAGCAACTCGCCGAAGTATTGGCTTATTATAACTTATTACCTCACCTGCAACCGTTTACCCGTTGTTTGGTGTGCAATGGTTTATTACAAACCGTACCGAAAGAAGTTGTACTGGCGCAATTGCCGCCCAAAACTAAATTGTACTTTCAAGAATTTCATCAGTGCCAGAGTTGTCTACGGGTATTCTGGAAAGGTTCGCACTACGAGCGCATGGTAACCTTTGTGCAGCAGTTGGTTTTGCCCGACGGAGAATAG
- a CDS encoding EamA family transporter codes for MHKTAEAPRWLVWLAFANIYLVWGSTYLAIVFGLDGIPPFILSFMRFLTAGVILFIWCLLKGESVPSVRNLSLNAVCGTLMLVGGSGLVTWAEQYISSGSAAILIATEPFWFVLLDKKCWSTYFSHKLIIGGLVIGFTGVILFFVLPGKASGMPASEEHVLAYLVLLGSSVLWVVGSLLSKRTDNQQDSTVMTTAEQLMAAGVVSFIISLFTAEWSGFSVATVSVKAWGGLAFLIVMGSLVAYLSFVWLISVRPPALVSTHTYINPVVAVLLGGLFAAESITPGQVAALVIILIGVLLTNIPNYKKQLVTTA; via the coding sequence ATGCATAAAACTGCTGAAGCGCCGCGTTGGCTGGTATGGCTGGCTTTCGCGAATATTTACCTGGTGTGGGGGTCTACGTACCTGGCCATTGTTTTCGGACTGGATGGCATTCCGCCGTTTATTTTGTCGTTTATGCGCTTTTTAACGGCTGGCGTTATTTTGTTTATCTGGTGTTTGCTTAAAGGCGAATCGGTACCATCCGTCCGTAATTTAAGCTTAAATGCCGTTTGCGGCACTTTAATGCTGGTGGGAGGCTCGGGCTTAGTAACCTGGGCCGAACAATATATTAGTTCGGGCAGCGCGGCTATTTTAATTGCGACGGAGCCATTCTGGTTTGTTTTGTTAGATAAAAAATGCTGGTCTACTTACTTTTCGCACAAGCTTATTATTGGCGGATTAGTTATTGGGTTTACGGGCGTAATTTTGTTTTTTGTTTTACCGGGTAAAGCCAGTGGCATGCCGGCTTCGGAAGAACACGTATTGGCTTACCTGGTTTTATTGGGCAGTTCGGTTTTATGGGTGGTGGGCTCTTTGCTTTCCAAAAGAACCGATAACCAGCAAGACTCTACCGTAATGACCACGGCCGAGCAGTTAATGGCCGCCGGGGTAGTTAGTTTTATCATTAGTTTATTTACTGCGGAATGGTCGGGCTTTTCGGTAGCTACCGTTTCTGTTAAAGCCTGGGGCGGCCTTGCTTTTTTAATTGTAATGGGCTCCTTAGTAGCTTACCTGTCGTTTGTTTGGCTTATTTCGGTGCGGCCGCCGGCTTTGGTAAGTACCCATACGTACATTAACCCGGTGGTAGCGGTGTTGCTGGGTGGCTTATTTGCTGCCGAAAGCATTACGCCGGGACAAGTGGCCGCTTTAGTTATTATTTTAATCGGGGTGCTGCTCACCAATATTCCCAATTATAAAAAGCAATTGGTTACTACCGCATAG